One Rhodobacteraceae bacterium M385 genomic region harbors:
- a CDS encoding DUF2312 domain-containing protein — MEDMQETDARPDSYRVTADELRQFIERFERLEAEKKDIAEQQKEVMAEAKSRGYDTKVIRKVVALRKREPDDIAEEEAVLEMYKEALGMS, encoded by the coding sequence ATGGAAGACATGCAAGAAACCGACGCCCGCCCCGATAGCTACCGCGTAACAGCCGATGAACTACGCCAGTTCATTGAGCGGTTTGAGCGTTTGGAGGCGGAGAAAAAGGACATCGCGGAGCAACAGAAGGAAGTGATGGCCGAGGCGAAATCTCGGGGTTACGACACGAAGGTGATCCGCAAGGTCGTGGCGCTGCGCAAGCGAGAGCCCGATGATATCGCCGAGGAAGAGGCCGTTCTGGAGATGTACAAAGAAGCGCTTGGCATGAGCTAA
- a CDS encoding TIGR01244 family phosphatase: MDLRKITDTYSVTPQIDPSDVATLASMGVKTLICNRPDAENPAPLQAAAMQAEAEAHGIDFIFNPFQGHTMTQDHVDEQRDALADAEGPVVGYCASGNRCTVVWAFGAAGHVPVDEIIALATSYGYPFEQLRPALEAAAARNLG; encoded by the coding sequence ATGGACCTTCGCAAGATCACCGACACCTATTCCGTCACCCCCCAGATCGACCCATCCGATGTCGCCACCTTGGCAAGCATGGGGGTCAAAACCCTTATCTGTAACCGCCCCGATGCGGAAAACCCTGCCCCCCTCCAAGCCGCCGCCATGCAGGCCGAGGCCGAGGCCCACGGGATCGACTTCATCTTTAACCCCTTCCAGGGCCACACCATGACCCAGGATCATGTGGACGAGCAGCGCGACGCGCTGGCCGATGCGGAAGGCCCCGTTGTGGGATACTGCGCCTCGGGCAATCGCTGCACGGTGGTATGGGCGTTCGGCGCCGCCGGTCATGTTCCGGTTGACGAGATCATCGCGCTCGCCACCTCCTACGGCTACCCGTTCGAGCAATTGCGCCCCGCGCTAGAGGCCGCCGCCGCCCGGAACCTGGGGTGA
- a CDS encoding DMT family transporter, whose translation MKERSPTAQGILLMLAAIFLFSTMDATAKMLMGRFDVLQVVWARYAGQMFIVAVLLLPRLPSLIRTKHLGLQLLRSAFLFAATYCFFTSLSFMEIASATAVMNIHPVLLTLGAALILRERLGPRRIIGIALALTGALIIIRPGSDVMTWSSLLPLAAGCCYASYALTTRFLGRDEPILTSFLYTALIGTLAATCLVVPQWQPVAPVDWGIFLVFGIIGAAGQFLLIRSLTIAEAGAVAPFGYSGVVFSSIWGLTLFSEVPDTATIVGALVIVGAGVYVWHREMRATATGA comes from the coding sequence GTGAAGGAACGTTCCCCCACGGCCCAAGGCATCTTGTTGATGCTGGCCGCGATCTTTTTATTCTCGACGATGGACGCCACGGCCAAGATGCTGATGGGGCGCTTTGACGTCCTTCAAGTGGTCTGGGCGCGCTACGCGGGGCAGATGTTTATCGTCGCCGTCCTCCTGCTGCCGCGTCTGCCTAGCTTGATCCGCACAAAGCACCTTGGCCTGCAATTACTGCGCTCTGCATTCCTTTTTGCGGCGACCTACTGCTTTTTCACCTCGCTCTCTTTCATGGAGATCGCCTCGGCGACCGCGGTGATGAACATCCACCCCGTTCTATTGACCCTTGGGGCCGCGCTGATCCTGCGCGAACGCCTTGGCCCGCGGCGGATCATCGGCATCGCCCTCGCCCTGACCGGGGCGCTTATCATCATTCGCCCCGGCTCGGACGTGATGACGTGGTCCTCACTTCTGCCCTTGGCGGCCGGGTGCTGCTATGCCTCCTACGCTTTGACGACACGTTTTCTGGGGCGCGACGAACCGATCCTGACGTCCTTCCTTTACACCGCCCTGATCGGTACCCTGGCCGCGACCTGCCTTGTGGTGCCGCAATGGCAGCCTGTGGCGCCCGTGGATTGGGGCATCTTCCTTGTGTTCGGGATCATCGGCGCGGCGGGGCAATTCCTGTTGATCCGCTCGCTCACCATCGCCGAGGCAGGCGCTGTGGCCCCCTTTGGCTACTCGGGGGTGGTCTTTTCCAGCATCTGGGGACTGACCCTGTTTTCCGAGGTGCCCGACACGGCGACCATTGTGGGTGCGCTTGTGATCGTTGGGGCTGGTGTCTATGTCTGGCACCGCGAAATGCGCGCCACTGCCACCGGAGCTTAA